One genomic window of Monodelphis domestica isolate mMonDom1 chromosome 1, mMonDom1.pri, whole genome shotgun sequence includes the following:
- the LOC103095303 gene encoding small serum protein 5-like, with amino-acid sequence MPSGMERLIGLVVLCTVLALVHGNCQKGGLDVVMSPVGARPVCMDSVDNKLYKMGSRWQNSQCMQCSCTPRGVSCCESINPCS; translated from the exons GAGCGTCTGATTGGTCTGGTGGTGCTGTGCACAGTCCTGGCATTGGTCCATGGAAACTGTCAAAAGGGAGGTCTTGATGTGGTCATGAGCCCTG TAGGTGCCAGGCCAGTGTGTATGGACTCAGTTGATAATAAGTTGTACAAGATGGGCTCCAGATGGCAAAACAGCCAATGTATGCAATGTTCCTGCACACCTAGGGGTGTAAGCTGCTGTGAGAG CATCAATCCGTGTAGCTGA